A single window of Gadus morhua chromosome 22, gadMor3.0, whole genome shotgun sequence DNA harbors:
- the btd gene encoding biotinidase, translating into METLTALTMDIRGFSITLCFLICVFPSSFGLNPDEVERLGRSSYIAAVYEHRVVLTPEPHLARTRAAALRHMRTNLDVFEEQARRASQQGVQILVFPEDGIHGFNFSRSSISSYLETVPDPRLESWNPCTQPGRYNNTDVLQRLSCMARCYSLYLVANMASLQPCPASTDPPTCPPDGRWQFNTDVVFSSDGQLVARYHKQNLYFEKAFDVPPSPELITFDTPFAGRFGVLTCFDLMFREPAVGLVERGVRQLVYPTAWMNQLPLLAAAQFQRAFSLGAGVTVLAANVRSDVLGMTGSGIFTPASALAHHHSFQGQPEEGRLLVARVPVLDPLWSGAEEEAAGGEVEDVGGDGSFWSVVESRHCKQEENNCLDSMASTPSPSPRPVTSSSPTFHSSMMYDLFTFARLPAVKGQLRVCQGTLCCYLQYRRSQPGGGELYALGAFAGTHTVNGRYALQVCALVRCAGQKATSCGQEVVEAESKMDFVLSGRFETPHVYPSLVVSGVKLEQPRHLDIKPTGTVTMAHSNMAAGLVTACLYGRMYHLDRV; encoded by the exons ATGGAGACTCTTACAGCGTTAACTATGGATATCAGAGGTTTCTCGATAACTCTTTGTTTTCTGATTTGTGTCTTTCCGTCGTCGTTTGGTCTGAATCCCGATGAAGTAGAGAGACTGGGTAGATCTTCATACATAGCGGCGGTGTATGAACACCGGGTTGTGTTGACCCCTGAGCCGCACCTGGCCCGGACGCGGGCCGCTGCGCTAAGACACATGAGGACCAACCTGGACGTCTTCGAGGAGCAGGCCAGGCGGGCATCTCAACAA GGTGTCCAGATCCTGGTGTTTCCAGAGGACGGCATTCATGGTTTCAACTTCAGCCGCTCCTCCATATCCAGCTACCTAGAGACCGTCCCTGACCCCCGACTTGAGAGCTGGAACCCCTGTACCCAGCCGGGAAGATACAACAACACTGAC GTGCTCCAGCGGTTGAGCTGTATGGCCCGTTGCTACAGCCTCTACCTGGTGGCCAACATGGCCAGCCTGCAGCCCTGCCCCGCAAGCACGGACccccccacctgcccccccGATGGCCGCTGGCAGTTCAACACAGACGTAGTTTTCAG TTCTGACGGCCAGCTGGTGGCACGCTACCACAAGCAgaacctttattttgaaaaggcCTTTGACGTGCCCCCGAGCCCAGAATTGATCACCTTCGACACACCCTTCGCCGGGCGGTTCGGCGTCCTCACTTGCTTCGATCTGATGTTTCGCGAGCCCGCGGTGGGGCTGGTGGAGAGG gGCGTGCGCCAGCTGGTCTACCCCACCGCCTGGATGAACCAGCTGCCCCTGCTCGCCGCCGCCCAGTTCCAGCGAGCCTTCAGCCTGGGCGCCGGCGTCACGGTGCTGGCGGCCAACGTCCGCAGTGATGTGCTGGGCATGACAGGAAGCGGCATCTTCACCCCGGCCTCCGCCCTCGCCCACCACCACTCGTTCCAGGGCCAGCCCGAGGAAGGCCGGCTCCTGGTGGCCCGGGTGCCTGTGTTGGATCCCCTGTGGTcgggagcggaggaggaggctgctgggggagaggtggaggacgtcGGTGGAGATGGGTCCttttggtctgtggtggagTCCAGACACTGCAAGCAGGAGGAGAACAACTGTTTGGATTCCATGGCTTcaaccccatctccctctcctcgccccgttacctcctcctcccccacctttcATTCCTCCATGATGTATGACCTCTTCACGTTCGCCCGGCTCCCGGCGGTGAAGGGACAGCTGAGGGTCTGCCAGGGCACCCTCTGCTGCTACCTGCAGTACCGGAGGTCACAGCCAGGGGGCGGTGAGCTCTACGCGCTCGGGGCGTTTGCTGGCACGCACACAGTCAATGGCCGCTACGCCCTGCAG GTTTGTGCATTGGTCCGATGTGCCGGCCAAAAGGCAACGTCCTGCGGACAGGAAGTGGTGGAGGCCGAGTCTAAGATGGACTTCGTGTTGAGCGGGAGGTTTGAGACGCCGCACGTCTACCCGTCGCTGGTGGTCAGCGGCGTGAAGCTGGAGCAGCCCCGACACCTTGACATAAAGCCCACCGGCACCGTTACCATGGCGCACTCCAACATGGCCGCAGGCCTGGTCACCGCCTGTCTCTATGGACGCATGTATCACCTGGACCGGGTCTGA